In the genome of Patescibacteria group bacterium, one region contains:
- a CDS encoding KGG domain-containing protein: protein MAGNNTSRRGFASMDKEKQKEIASRGGKAAHERGTAHEFTSDEAREAGRKGGRRSRSRRLQA, encoded by the coding sequence ATGGCAGGAAATAATACGAGCAGACGAGGCTTCGCAAGTATGGATAAAGAAAAACAGAAAGAAATTGCCAGCCGTGGAGGCAAGGCAGCTCACGAAAGAGGTACTGCACACGAATTTACATCAGATGAAGCTCGAGAAGCTGGTAGAAAAGGTGGACGACGAAGTAGATCACGCAGATTACAAGCATAA
- a CDS encoding methyltransferase domain-containing protein, translating to MKSLLHAGSGEKTYREIPVSFEPDEWKETRLDLDPELKPDVVGDITNMPQIATESFDAVFTSHTVEHLYPQEVHKAFDEFIRVLNSDGFVLIACPDLQAIASLVAEGKLLEEIYMSPEGPVTPLDMLYGFRKAIAEGKTYMTHKTGFTLPVLLYSLKSVGFKSVIGKRRIQDFELWAFASKKELSEAELTFAEQRYFPK from the coding sequence ATGAAATCACTTTTACATGCAGGTAGTGGTGAAAAGACCTACCGAGAAATCCCTGTATCATTTGAACCTGATGAATGGAAAGAAACACGATTAGATCTTGATCCCGAACTAAAACCAGATGTTGTTGGTGATATAACCAATATGCCACAAATAGCCACAGAATCTTTTGATGCTGTGTTTACATCTCATACCGTAGAACATCTCTATCCACAAGAGGTTCACAAAGCATTTGATGAATTTATTCGTGTTCTTAACTCTGATGGATTTGTGCTTATCGCATGCCCAGATCTTCAAGCTATTGCATCTTTAGTGGCTGAGGGTAAATTACTTGAAGAAATATATATGTCCCCTGAGGGTCCAGTCACCCCTTTAGATATGCTCTATGGTTTTCGCAAAGCAATAGCAGAAGGTAAAACATATATGACACATAAAACAGGTTTTACGCTTCCTGTACTTTTATATTCTTTGAAATCAGTTGGCTTTAAATCTGTAATTGGGAAAAGACGAATACAAGATTTTGAGCTATGGGCATTTGCAAGCAAAAAAGAATTGTCTGAAGCAGAATTAACATTTGCCGAGCAAAGATATTTTCCCAAATAA
- a CDS encoding GDSL-type esterase/lipase family protein, translating to MKKATLSILALATILFGITIIEVHAQTADATVTVTTPGPIQPGQYIDVSWSLSEEDHRSRDWIGLYKSGATNSSYLNWKYAEDPQGSASLYVPRESGTYEIRYMSRNGFTSIAKSSSFTVGTGTDGGNNNGGNNGNATTTSGYSLTLSSTNIQSGQPLQVSWKTPDDVSISRDWIAVFKSNSQNNNYLDWAYTSGNREGTLNLYPPKEAGSYEVRYLKKNGYTSVAEVAFTITVVGTNPDNGNGTTTPNPNPGTNSYSVTASPSGNISPGATVTISWTAPQDTKISRDWVGIFGVGTSNRQYYEWSYTNGRTGSVTLKAPTTEGDYEVRYLKNNGYTSVAKSAPFKIQLGSIPNNKKIIAFGDSLTAGFGATEGNDYVSVLSRRINQPIENAGVIGDTTAEALTRLETSVLSKNPDVVIILLGGNDVIQRVPRSETFENIKTIIERIKARGADVVLVGIHQTIYNSNYRSIANQTDSYFVPEVLSGILGRNDLTADLIHPNDAGYVIVAQRIDPVVRVALAQ from the coding sequence ATGAAAAAAGCGACATTATCTATTTTAGCTCTAGCAACTATTCTCTTTGGAATAACCATTATAGAAGTACATGCTCAAACAGCGGACGCAACAGTTACAGTGACTACACCCGGACCAATTCAACCAGGGCAGTATATAGATGTGTCATGGAGTCTTTCTGAAGAAGATCACAGATCAAGAGATTGGATAGGTCTTTATAAATCAGGTGCAACAAACTCATCATATTTAAATTGGAAGTATGCTGAGGATCCACAAGGCTCAGCTTCTCTATATGTACCTCGAGAATCAGGTACCTATGAAATCCGGTATATGTCACGTAATGGATTTACGAGTATTGCCAAAAGTTCTAGCTTTACTGTAGGGACGGGAACTGATGGTGGAAATAATAACGGAGGCAATAATGGCAATGCAACAACAACATCTGGGTATTCTTTAACATTGTCATCTACAAATATTCAATCTGGACAACCGCTTCAAGTATCATGGAAAACTCCCGACGATGTTTCTATTTCAAGAGATTGGATTGCTGTGTTTAAAAGTAATTCACAAAATAATAATTATCTCGATTGGGCATATACTTCAGGTAATCGAGAGGGAACACTGAATCTCTACCCACCAAAAGAAGCTGGATCATATGAGGTTCGATATTTAAAAAAGAATGGGTACACCAGTGTGGCTGAAGTAGCGTTCACTATTACTGTTGTAGGAACGAATCCGGATAATGGCAATGGAACTACTACTCCAAATCCCAATCCTGGAACAAATAGTTATAGTGTAACTGCATCTCCGTCTGGAAATATATCACCGGGTGCTACTGTCACAATTAGTTGGACAGCACCTCAGGACACAAAGATCTCAAGAGATTGGGTGGGGATTTTTGGTGTTGGTACATCAAACCGACAATACTATGAATGGAGTTATACAAATGGAAGAACAGGATCGGTAACACTTAAAGCACCTACAACTGAAGGGGATTATGAAGTAAGATATTTAAAAAATAATGGATATACAAGTGTTGCAAAGAGTGCTCCATTTAAAATACAACTCGGTAGTATCCCAAATAATAAAAAGATTATAGCTTTTGGTGATAGCTTAACTGCTGGTTTTGGAGCTACTGAAGGGAATGATTATGTATCTGTGCTGTCTCGAAGAATTAATCAGCCTATAGAAAATGCTGGAGTCATAGGTGATACAACTGCTGAGGCGCTTACTCGCTTGGAAACAAGTGTTTTAAGTAAAAATCCTGATGTTGTCATAATTCTTTTGGGAGGTAATGATGTAATTCAGCGTGTGCCTCGATCTGAAACATTTGAAAATATTAAAACCATAATAGAAAGAATTAAAGCACGAGGTGCCGATGTTGTTTTAGTGGGAATTCATCAGACTATCTACAATTCAAATTACAGATCAATAGCCAATCAAACAGATTCGTATTTTGTTCCTGAAGTATTGAGTGGGATTTTAGGACGTAATGATTTAACCGCAGATCTTATTCATCCAAATGATGCAGGGTATGTGATAGTCGCTCAGAGAATTGATCCTGTAGTGCGAGTTGCTTTAGCACAATAA
- a CDS encoding prepilin-type N-terminal cleavage/methylation domain-containing protein yields MKYTHKKQGFTLIEVLVVIGIIAVLATVVLVAVNPGRQFAQARNTQRISNVNAVLNAVGQNIADNKGTFTCAEGALPATATIISSSAYDIRDCIIPNYMTDIPVDPSNGSITSTEYTTGYTILQDATTKRITLTAPSAELGEIISVTR; encoded by the coding sequence ATGAAATACACACATAAAAAACAGGGTTTTACTCTAATAGAAGTATTAGTTGTCATTGGCATCATAGCTGTATTAGCTACAGTTGTACTCGTTGCTGTAAATCCCGGCAGACAATTTGCTCAGGCCCGTAATACTCAACGAATCAGTAATGTAAATGCGGTATTAAATGCTGTAGGCCAAAATATCGCAGACAATAAAGGCACGTTTACCTGTGCTGAAGGAGCATTACCAGCCACTGCAACAATCATTAGTTCATCAGCGTATGATATTCGTGACTGTATTATTCCAAATTACATGACTGACATACCGGTTGACCCATCTAATGGCTCTATCACGTCGACAGAATACACAACTGGCTATACTATTCTGCAAGATGCAACGACAAAAAGAATTACACTAACAGCACCGAGTGCAGAATTGGGAGAAATAATTAGTGTTACGCGATAA
- a CDS encoding phosphoribosyltransferase family protein, with amino-acid sequence MFPQRIRDQRGWIKVYEEQGAYWRHNGHATAPHALLTKGDHSDGFFLSRLVTDDDTLLGEASSDLMDASREILDLWKVKRIVGPQTGATKLAQAVAGKMLLVTGNSVGWASPKKPDDGKGPMTFDDPANMVMPGEIVLLCEDVVTTGGSVKQAADAVTAAGGIVLPFVLSLVNRGGLEVAHGRKVIALINQPMKTWSPADCPLCPRSEAISPKRPDGNWLRLTKHAA; translated from the coding sequence ATGTTTCCACAGAGAATTCGTGACCAACGGGGGTGGATCAAGGTGTATGAGGAACAGGGGGCCTACTGGCGACACAATGGCCATGCCACTGCTCCTCATGCACTCCTCACAAAGGGAGATCACTCTGACGGTTTCTTTTTGAGCAGACTTGTCACGGATGACGATACGTTGCTGGGTGAAGCGTCCTCAGATCTGATGGACGCTTCGCGTGAGATTCTTGATCTGTGGAAGGTTAAGCGGATCGTAGGGCCTCAAACCGGCGCGACCAAACTCGCCCAAGCAGTCGCTGGGAAGATGCTGTTGGTCACCGGCAACAGCGTCGGTTGGGCTTCGCCAAAGAAGCCTGATGATGGCAAAGGCCCGATGACCTTCGACGATCCTGCCAACATGGTCATGCCGGGGGAGATCGTCCTTCTCTGCGAGGACGTGGTGACCACTGGCGGTAGCGTGAAGCAGGCTGCCGATGCTGTCACGGCTGCAGGTGGGATCGTCCTGCCGTTTGTCCTTTCCCTCGTGAATCGTGGAGGACTTGAAGTTGCCCACGGTCGGAAGGTGATCGCGCTCATCAATCAGCCGATGAAGACTTGGTCACCGGCCGACTGCCCGTTGTGCCCGCGTTCCGAGGCGATCAGTCCCAAGCGCCCGGATGGCAATTGGCTTCGTCTCACCAAACATGCTGCCTGA
- the mltG gene encoding endolytic transglycosylase MltG: MKKLKKKKSSKKKSGLLVVGISFLSIGIIFGGYFFKMKSYFGLTAVEMYQNIANPYLRNVRITEGMRKEEVIERFGKTLGWSETEKRKLLAIHSEATKGATEGYFFPGNYVVPLRAKAPDVSKKIITAFNEEVVESNEKLKTNVINMDTAIKIASIIQREAGSKSDMKIISGVIWNRLFEGMSLDMDATLQYAKGSKTKWWPKVVPADKYIESPFNTYKNKGLPPSAISNPGEAAIEAALNPGKTDAFFYLHDDNGKIHTARTYQEHLDNIERVY; this comes from the coding sequence GTGAAAAAACTCAAGAAAAAGAAGTCATCAAAAAAGAAGTCGGGCCTTCTCGTAGTGGGCATATCGTTTCTTTCTATTGGTATTATTTTTGGTGGATATTTTTTTAAGATGAAATCTTATTTTGGTCTCACAGCAGTTGAGATGTATCAAAATATTGCTAATCCATATTTACGTAATGTACGAATCACTGAAGGTATGCGCAAAGAAGAAGTTATTGAACGATTTGGTAAAACTCTTGGATGGTCTGAAACTGAAAAGCGAAAGTTACTCGCCATTCATTCTGAAGCAACCAAAGGTGCAACTGAAGGATATTTTTTCCCTGGCAATTATGTAGTCCCCCTTCGTGCAAAAGCACCTGATGTAAGTAAAAAGATCATAACTGCATTTAATGAAGAAGTAGTTGAGAGCAATGAAAAGCTTAAAACAAATGTCATTAATATGGACACTGCAATTAAAATAGCTTCTATCATTCAACGAGAAGCAGGAAGTAAAAGTGACATGAAGATTATTTCAGGTGTGATCTGGAATCGACTCTTTGAAGGAATGTCACTCGATATGGATGCCACACTTCAATATGCAAAAGGTAGTAAGACTAAGTGGTGGCCAAAAGTAGTCCCTGCTGACAAATACATCGAATCACCATTTAATACGTACAAAAACAAAGGACTTCCCCCATCAGCAATTTCAAATCCTGGTGAAGCTGCAATTGAAGCAGCATTAAATCCTGGAAAAACAGATGCATTTTTCTATTTGCATGATGACAATGGAAAGATCCATACAGCACGAACGTATCAAGAACATTTAGATAATATTGAGCGAGTGTATTAA